Part of the Paludisphaera borealis genome, CATGGTCCTTTCCGACCCCGGCGGACACCCCGTCGACGGCACGATCAACTGGTCGAGCGGGTTCATGCCGGCGCTCTACCAGGGGACCGTCCTGCGCCCGCAGGAGCCGCGCATCCTCAACCTCGACCCGCCGCCGCAGATCAAGGGGACCGTCCAGCAGCAGAACCTCGCGCTGCTCGACCGCCTCAACCGGCGGCACCTGGCGATGCACCCCGGCGAGGCCGATCTGGAGTCGCGCATCCAGAGCTACGAGCTGGCCGCCGGCATGCAGACCGCCGCCAAAGAGGCGCTCGACGTCTCGAACGAGCCCGCGTACATCCAGCGCATGTACGGACTCGACGAGGACGCGACCCGCGACTACGGCGCCCGCTGCCTGATCGCCCGCCGGCTGGTCGAGCGCGGCGTCCGGTTCGTCCAGCTTTTCCTCGGCGGTCAGCCGTGGGACAACCACACCGCGATCCGCAGTGGGCTCGCCGACATCTGCCGGCGCACCGACAAGCCCTCCGCGGCGCTCGTGAAGGACCTCAAGCAGCGCGGGTTGCTCGACACGACTCTCGTCCACTGGGGGGGCGAGATCGGCCGTCTGCCGGTCGTCGAAGGCGCGCTCGACGCCAACGCGGGCCGCGACCACAACGGCCAGGGGTTCAGCATCTGGATGGCCGGCGGCGGCGTCAAAGGCGGGATGACCTTCGGAGCGACCGACGAGGTGGGCCACAAGGCGGTCGAGAACGTCGTCACGCCGAACGACTTCCAGGCCACGGTGCTCCACCTGTTCGGCCTCGATCACGCCAAGCTCGCGTATCAGGCCAACGGCCGCCTGCAACACCTCGCCGACGGCCGCAAGGCCCGCGTCGTCAATGAGATCCTCAACGCTTGATGTAATAGAGTAAGGACGATCTGATATGTCGCGATGGTTGCCCGTGATCGTGGCGGTTCCGGCGTTGTGCGCGGCGTTCGTCTTCTCGGGGGCGGCCTTCGGCGACGAGGCTCCGCCGTTGCGGGCGGGGGTCTTCGCGGTCGACGCCTCGCCGCCGGTCGGCAGTCCGTTGGCCTACGACCCGACCAAGGGGACCGTGCACCCGCTGAGCTGCAAGGGGGTCGTGCTGATCGGCGAGGGGACGCCGATCGTGCTCTGCGCGCTCGACTGGATCGGCGTCGGCAACGACGGCCAGCGCGAGTTCCGCGCGAAGCTGGCCGAGGCGGCGGGGACGACCGTCGAGCGGATCGAGGTTCACACGCTGCATCAGCACGACGCGCCGGTGTGCGACTTCTCGACCGACCGGCTGCTCGCCGAATACGGGATCAATCGCGAATTCTATGATTCGGACCTGGCCCGCGACGTGATCGCGAGGACGGCCGCTGCGGTGAAGAAGGCGGTCGCCGAGGCGAAGCCGGTGACGCATCTGGGTCTGGGCCGGGCGGAGATCGAGAAAGTCGCGTCCAACCGCCGCATCCTCGGCCCCGACGGCAAGGTCGAGCACGTCCGCTACACGGCCTGCAAAGACCCCGAGGTCCGCGATCGGCCGGTCGGCGTGATCGATCCGTCGCTCCGGATGGTCAGCTTCTGGGCGGGCGACAAGCCGATCGTCGCGATCTCGTACTACGCCACGCACCCGCAGAGCTATTACCGCACCGGGCTGGCGAACCCCGACTTCCCCGGCATGGCCCGCGACCAGCGCCAGCAGGCGACGGGCGTGCCGCACATCCACTTCAACGGCGCGGGGGGTAACATCGGGGCGGGCAAGTACAACGACGGCGCGCCCGAGAACCGTCAGGTGCTCGCCGACCGCGTGGCCGACGGCATGTCGAAGGCGTGGGAGGCGACGGTCAAGACGCCGATCGCCGCCGCCGACCTGGGGTGGGAGACCGTCCGCGTGGCGCTCCCCCCTGCCCCGCACCTCGACGAGAAAACGCTGCTGGCGATCGTCGCCGACAAGTCGAAGCCGATCCGCGAACGTGGGACGGCCGCCAGCGAACTGGTCTGGCTGCGACGCTGCCACGACGGCGCCACGATCGACGTTTCTTGCCTGAAGCTGGGCAAGAAGGCTCGGCTCCTGCACCTGCCCGGCGAGCTGTTCGTCGAGTACCAGCTCGCGGCCCAGGAGCTTCGGCCCGACCTGTTCGTGGCGACGGCCGCTTACGGCGACTACGGGCCCGGCTACATCGGCACCGCCGAAGCCTATCCCCAAGGGGGCTATGAGACCAGCCCTCACGCCTCGCTCGTCGCCCCCGAGGTCGAGCCGGTCCTGATGGACGCGATCAAGCGGCTGCTCCGCGACTGAGTCGACAAGGAGCCGATTCCCGAGACGCCGTCAGACGGTGATCTTGGCGCAGAACTCGGCTCCGCACCAGCAACAGCACTCCGCCGTCTCTTGGTCGCCGCGGCAAGCCGATTCCTCCTGCTCTGGACCGCTTTTGGCTGGATCCTTCGACTCGACGCCAAGCGGGATGTCAAAATCTTCATCGTAGAGCCGTTGGTTGAGTCGGTCGGCATTGAGGGACCGACTTGCGGCGTGGCACGCGACGAAGCGGGCTTGAAGGCTTCCCAGTCCGGCCCGCCAACCCTCGTGGGCGAAGATGTTCCGAGCGAACTCCGAGCAGGATTCGCCCCCATGCTTCACCCGGTGGGCGCAGGAATAACCCTTGCGCGGCGACAAGTGACGCTGATAGCCGCGAATCAAGACGACCATGAAACGGCCAAGCGCGACGTCAATCGATCCGGTCATCTCTGCGATCCTCGTCACCCTCGACGTGAGTCCGAGAACACCGTATCAAAAGCCAACCCGCCGATCCACTCATGCAGATCGCGGGCCCCGCCGGTCTCGGCTCGCATCGGCGGGGTGAGGACGCTAGAATCCAGCCTGACTTGACGTTTTCAGGGAGGCTGTCGGTTCATGAATTCGGAAATCACCATCGTCTCGGGCCTGCCGCGCTCGGGCACGTCGCTCATGATGCAGATGCTCGCGCAGGGGGGCGTCGAGGTCGTCACCGACAACCTCCGGACGTCCGACATCGACAACCCGCGCGGGTATTACGAGTTCGAGCAGGTCAAGAAGATCAAGGAAGACGCCTCCTGGCTGCCCGACACCCGGGGCAAGGGCTTCAAGATGGTCTCGCAGCTCCTGTACGAGCTGCCGCCGTCCGAGACGTACCGCATCGTTTTCATGCGCCGCGAGTTCGAGGAGATGCTGGCTTCCCAGGAGAAGATGCTCGAACGCCTGGGCCGGCCCGCCGCTCCCCGCGACGAGATCCAGCGCGCGTTCACCGCGCATCTCGACCGGCTGTTCGCCTGGCTCAAGGAGCAGCCGAACATGAACGTGCTGTTCGTCCGCTATCAAGACCTCGTCGCCAACCCTCGCGAACAGGCCGAGCAGGTCAACGCGTTCTTCGGCGGCCGGCTCGACGTCGACAAGATGGCCGCCGCCGTCGATCCCTCGCTCTACCGCAACCGGAAGGCCGACGACGCGACGAGCCCTTGACTCGTCGTGGGACCGGCTGCAAGGCGGAAATCCGCTCTTCGAAAAAACGAAACGGGATGGAACCCAGGGCCGTCGCCGAGAGTTCCTGTCCCGTTTCTTTTTGCGGTCAGGATCGAGTCGGAGTCGAGTCGACTCGATCATCAGTTCAGATCTGTTTCGAGGGGGCGATCTGGCTGGTCGGAGCGGCCTGGATCGACGGGGCGACGGCCTGCGGGGCGGCGTACTCGACCGGGGCGGCGTAGGTCACCGGGACGACCCGCTTGACCGGCTTGTAGCAGGTGACGGCGACCTGCTCGCAGACCTTGTGGGGGACCTGCTTGGTCACGGTGCGGGGCTCGCACGTCCACGTCACGACCGGAACGCGCTCGGTGACCACTTCCTGAACCTGGCGGCGTTGCGTGACCTTCTGGACCTCGTTGACCACTTCCTGGACGTAACGGGTGCGGGTCACAGGAACCTGGCGGGTCTGGGTTTCCTGGACCATCTGGGTCACGACCACGTCCTTCACCACCGGGACCGGCGTGAAGGTCGTCTGAACGACCGTCTTGCACTCGCCGCAGGCCGGCTTGTGGTGGAAGAGGCACTTCTTCTGAGTGACGGGGACCGTCACGAGCTGGGTCGACGGCTGCATGCAGTACTGCGTCACCTGCTGGGTCGTCTGGACCGGCTTGCAGACCGTGAAGTTCTGCGTGACGTAGTCGGTTTCGTGGATCGGCTTGCAGACCACGCGCTGACGGGGGACGTCGACCGTGTCGCAGACCGTCTTGCAAACCACGCGCTGACGCTCGACGTAGTTCGTCACCGGAACCCGCGTCATCACCGTCTTGCTGACCGTCTCGTACTCGGTCCGCCACTGCTTCTTATAGACCGTGTACGGAACCATTTCCGTCACGCACTGGTAGGCGGGCTGAGGCGCAACCGCCACGCAGGGGTTGCGATGGCACGTCGAACACGCCGACGCCGTTTCGACCGCCATCAACAGGCCAGCCGCCACCGCCAAACTCGCACGAATCCGCATCTCTGTTCTCCTCCGGTTGTCAGTCTGGCGCCTCTCCCGCCCCAGGCTGCTCGTCTCGGTGCTCGCTGAGAGGCTTCCCGAGAATTCTACAACATGGGAAAGAAGAGACAAATAGAAAATCTTTAACGGTTAGGGGTCGTGGGCGCACTGGTGCCATAGCCAAAGCAAAACGCGGACCAAACGCCATGGATCGGGCAACGACGCCCGATGAGGTCAAACGCGCAGGAACAGCCTGCGACGATACATCCAGAATAGGATCAACCAGAGAACCGACAAGACCGCTACACCTTGAACGAACGGTTGCCAGCCGGCTCCGAAGAGGTTGAAGACGTCTTTGCCGAGGTGGGTTTTGAAGCTGGAGTTGATGAAGCCTTCGATCAGGTGGCTGAGGCAGTAGGCGGCGATCGAGTTCATGCCGATCACCCGCAGCGGGAACGCCCAGGCTTTCAGGTTGAAGACGTCGAGCACGAGATAAAACGCGGCGAGGAACAGGAAGCTGATCCCGCCGGAGTAAAGCACCCAGCTCGGCGTCCAGATCCGCTTGACCACCGGGCAGACGCCCAGCTCGCCGAGACCCCAGCCCAGGCCCACGGTGATGACTCCGGCGATGGTCAGCCAGCGCGTCTTGGACCATCGAGAGCGGTCGCTCCGCAGCACGTCGCCGGCGATCAGGCCGAGGATCATGGTGGCGAGGGTCGGAATGAAGCTCAGCGTCGCGTAGCCGCCGCCGTTGTACCGGAACGGGTTCTCGCGAGGGAGCAGGTTGAGGAACCAGACGTCGAACGCCCAGGCGGGATTCGTGTTCTTGTTCCAATGGGCCGCGAACCCGTTCAGCAGGTGCGGCCAGTCGGCCGGAACGCCGTGCGCGGGGAAATCGAATGATGCGTCGGGCAGCGGATAGGCCGCGAACAGCCCCCAGTAGCCGACGAGGATCGCCGCCAGCGCAGCCCATTTTACGCGGGTGGATTGCCAGCCGAGGAGGAAGAGCAACGGATACCCGAGGCCGATCTGCGAGAGCGTGTCCTCGAACGTCCAGTTCGTTTGCGAACGGCCGACCGACCGGAGGAAGACGCCGAGCAGCACGAGCACCAGCCCCCGCCAGAGCGCGTGAAGCGTCATCATCCCGCGGGTCTGCCCCTTGGCCGTCCGGCTCGCCAGCGAGAACGGCAGCGCGACGCCGACCAGAAACGAGAACGACGGCTGGATCATGTCGTGAAGCACGCAGCCGACCCACTCGACGTGGTCCTGGTGCATGGCCAGGAATTTCCAGATCGGATTGTCCGGGTGCAGCTCGGCCATCCGGCCCAACCGCAGGACCTCGGCCATCATCAGGAACATCACCAGCCCGCGGTACGCGTCGATCGAGTCGAGGCGAGCCGGAACGGGAGCCGGAACCCCGACCGCCGGGCCGGATGCCTGCGAGACCTCTTCTGGAAGCGGGACGCTGGCGCTCATCGTGGATTCTCAGCTCGACGGAGACGTTCAAAAGCCCGACCGACGCTCGCAACACCTTACCGCGCCCGGGCTAGCGAAGCGAGCACCAGCCGGCGGGCTAACCTCTCGCGGAGGGCTCGCGCACGCAATAGACTGGGAGGCGTGCGAGGTCGGCTGTCCCTTGGTCGAGAACGAGGTCGCGTCATGGATCGTCGAGATTTTCTCAAGGCCGGCGTCGGCGCTGGTGCGTTGGGTCTGGCATGGCCGGCGTGGCGGGAAGTCGCGGCGATGGCCGCCGACCAGCCGGCGAAGCGAGTGGGGCTGATCGGCTGCGGCTGGTACGGCAAGGCCGACCTGTTCCGTCTGATCCAGGTCGCGCCCGTCGAGGTGGTTTCGCTCTGCGACGTCGACAAGAACATGCTCGCCGACGCCGCCGACACGACCGCCGTCCGGCAGGCGTCGAAGAAGCGGCCGAGGACCTACGGCGACTACCGCGAGATGCTCAAGGAGAAAGACCTCGACGTCGTCCTGATCGCCACGCCCGACCACTGGCACGCGCTGCCGATGATCGCCGCCGTCGAGGCCGGTGCCGACGTCTACGTCCAGAAGCCGATCAGCGTCGACGTCGCCGAGGGCCAGGCGATGCTCGCCGCTGCTCGCAGGCACGGCCGGGTCGTCCAGGTCGGCACCCAGCGCCGGAGCACGCCGCACCTGATCGAGGCCCGCGACACGATCATCAAGCCAGGCAAGCTCGGCAAGATCGGATTCGTCGAAACTTACTGCTATTATCACATGCGGAATCAGAGCAATCCGCCCGACACGGCTCCGCCCGAGAACCTCGACTACGAGATGTGGACCGGCCCGGCCCCGATGCGGCCGTACAACTCCATCGTCCACCCGCGCGGCTGGCGGGCGTTCATGGAGTACGGCAACGGTATCGTCGGCGATATGTGCATTCATATGCTCGACATGGTGCGCTGGATGCTCGACCTGGGATGGCCCAAGCGGGTCTCGTCCACCGGCGGGATCTTGATGTCCAAGGGGGGCAAGGCGAACATCACCGACACCCAGACCGCGGCTTTCGACTACGGCGACCTGAACGTCCTCTGGGAGCACCGCACCTGGGGCTCGACGCCCGACCCGGCCTATCCCTGGGGGGCGACGATCTACGGCGAAAACGGGACGCTCAAGCTCAGCGTCATGGGCTACGACTTCATCCCCAACACCGGTGCTCCGGTCCACCGCGACGTGACCTACGAGTTGGAGCAGTACCCCGTCGACAAGACCGAGAAGGATCTCGAAAAGCACGTCGCGCCGGCGATCCGCTACCACATGCTCGACTTCCTGAAGGCCATCGCCGACCGCGGCAAGCCCGTCGCCGACATCGAGCAGGGCCACATCTCGACGGCCACCTGCATCCTCGCCAACATGTCGCAGCAGCTCGGCCGGTCGCTTACCTGGGACGCCGAGCACCAGCGCGTCGTCGGCGACGACGAGGCCAACCAGCGGCTCCGCCGCCCCTACCGTCAACCCTGGGTCCATCCCGAACCACCGTCGGCCTGACTCCTTTTATTCTCCAAGGAACACGTCATGACGCGATCTTATGAATCCAATCCGATCGGTTTCCCGTCGACCCGTCGCGACCTCCTCCGCGGCGCGACGACCGTCGCGGCCGTCGGCGTGCTGGCCGGCGGCTCAACGGCTCTCGCGGCCGACGCGAAGGCGGTCAGGAAGAACGCGGCGGAAGGCCGGCTGAAGCAGTCGGTCTGCCGATGGTGTTACGGCAAGATTCCGCTCGACGAGCTGTGCTCGGCCGGCAAGCGGATGGGCCTGGTCGGCATCGACCTGCTCACGCCCCCGAGTTCGAGACCGTCAAGAAGTACGGCCTGGTCTGCACCATGACCAGCTCGCACCCGCTTTCCGACGGCCTCTGCGAGCCGAAGTTCCACGAGATGGCGCTCAAGAAGATCAACGAGGCGATCGAGGCCACCGCCAAGGAAGGCTGGCGGAACGTCATCTGCTTCTCGGGCAACCGTCGCGGCATCGATGAACGCGTCGGCATGGACAACTGCGTCAAGGCGCTCAAGCAGATCGTCCCGGTCGCAGAAAAGGCGAACGTCATCCTCAGCATGGAGCTGCTCAACAGCAAGGTCGACCACCACGACTACATGTGCGACAACACCAAGTGGGGCGTCGAGCTGGTCAAGCGCGTCGGCTCCGGCAACTTCAAGCTGCTGTACGACATCTATCACATGCAGATCATGGAAGGCGACGTGATCCGCACGATCGAGAAGGACCACGACGCCTTCGGCCACTATCACACCGGCGGCAACCCCGGCCGGCACGAGCTGGACGAGACCCAGGAGCTGAACTACAAGGCCATCGCCAAGGCCGTCGCCGACGTCGGCTTCCAGGGCTATTACGCCCACGAGTTCATCCCGGTCCGCGACCCCTTGACCAGCCTGAACGAGGCCGTCGAACTGAGCATCGTCTGAGCGTTCTGGGAGCCGCGCGGCGAAGGTTCACGCCTTCGCCAGATCGGCCCCGTGCGCCTGGATCTTGCGGACGGCGGCGGCGATCTGCTCCATGTCGCCGCGCGTCCCCAGCAGCATGTTCTGCGTGAACCAGACGGCCTCTTCGCAGAGCCGGTCGTTGGCCGGGCATTGGTTGCGGTCGCGGTAGCCGTCGAGGACTTCCTTGGAGAAGACCCGCCGGAAGCCCTTGGAATCGAGGGCCGCTTGCAGGAACGATTCGCGGTTCAGCGGCGAATAGCCGCCCGACGCCGGGATTCCCTCGGCCTTCAACGCTTCGAGGAACCGGGCGCGCGGCAGACTCGCGAAGGCGTCGGGATGGTATCGGAACATATAAAGGTGATAGGCGTTCCGGGTGACGCCCTCGTGCATCTTCGCGGGGGCGATCCCGGGGATTTCGCGAAGCAGGCTCGTGAGATGCGCCGCGTTTTGCTCGCGGGTCGCCGACTGCTGTTCGAGCCGGGTGAGCTGCCCGAGCAAGAGCGCGCCCTGGAACTCGGTGAGCCGGAGGTTGGTCGCCCGGCCGCCGACGTACCGGAAGTTGTAGGAGTCGACGGCTCGGCCTCGGTTGTTGTTCTGGAACGCGTAGCAGCGTTCGGCGAGGTCGCCGTCGTTGGTGAGGATCGCGCCCCCCTCGCCCGAGCTGAGGTTCTTCGAGACCTGGAAGCTGAAGCACCCGGCCGTCCCCAGCGTGCCGACCTTCCGCCCGCGCCACTCGGCCAGATGCGCCTGACAGGCGTCTTCTACGACCGAAAGTTTGCGTTTCGAGGCGGTTTCGAGGATCGCGTCGAGGTTCGCCGGCGAGCCCCCGAGGTGGACCGGAACGACGGCCGTGGTGCGGTCGGTGACGGCGGCTTCGATCTTCGCGTGGTCGATCTGGAACGTCTCGGGGTCGACGTCCACGAAGACCGGCAAGGCGTACTGAAGCATCACGGCGTTGACCGTGGCGATGAACGTATAGGGCGGGACGATCACCTCGTCGCCCGGCCCGACTCCGATCGCCGACAGCGTCGTCGTCAGCGCGCTGGTGCCGTTGGCGACGGCCACGCAATGCTTGGCGCCGGTCAGCTCGGCGAAGGCCGTCTCGAACTGATTCACCTTGTCGCCGCCGCCGCGGAACCAGCGCCCGCTCCGCAAGACTTCGAGCAGGTTGTTCTCGTCGCGGGCGTCGGTCCGGGGCCAGCTCGAAAACGACGCGCGGCGGACCGGCTCGCCCCCCAACAAGGCCGGCTTGCCGGCTTCGCCCGCCCTCGCCGCGCGGCCCGCGAAAAAGGCCCCGGCCGTCGCGGCCGCGCCCAGAAAGGTCCGACGATCCGTTGGGTTCTTCATGGTCGTGCCGGCCCCCAGCCTGAGTCTCGACGTGTCGATGCTCGAACCGACGCCCAGCGTACCCCCTGGCGAGCCGCTCGGCAATCAGCCAAGGCTGCACGATTCCACGACGCCGACCGGAGTACCTCGCCATGAACCGCCTGCAACACCTCTTCCCCGCCGGGCGGGTCGTCGTCGCCGACGGCGGCTGGGGCTCCGAACTGCTCCGCCGCGGACTCGTACTCGGCGAGTCGGCCGACCTCTGGAACCAGTCCCACCTCGACGTCGTCGAGGCCGTTGCGCGGTCGTACGTCGAGGCCGGCGCCGACGTCGTCCTGACCAACACCTTCCAGGCCAACCCGATCGCCCTCGGGCGGCTCGGAAAGGCGACCGAGGCCGTCAATCGCCGGGGCGCCGAGATCTCCCGCCGCGCCGCCGCATCGGCCGCCGATCGCGTCGTCCGTGTTTTCGGCTCGATCGGTCCGATCGGCGCGGGTCGCCTCGCGACCGACGCCTTCGCCCTCCAGGCCGGAGCGCTCGCCGAAGGGGGCGTCGACGCCCTGCTTTTCGAGACGTTCAGCGATCTCGACGAGGCCCGCCTGGCCGTCGCCGCCGCCCGGCCGACCGGCCTGCCGATCATCGTCTCGTTCCATTTCGACGACCGAACCGGCGAGCCCCTTACCCTCGCCGGCGCGACTCCCGAGGAGGTCGCGAACGCCATGTGTGACGCCGGCGCTGACGCCGTCGGGGCCAACTGCGGCGCCGGCCCTGAGCGGTTTCCAGACCTCTGCCGCCGCCTCAAAGCCGCGTCGGGCTTGCCCGTCTGGATCAAGCCCAACGCCGGCCTGCCGACGACCGAACAGGGCCGGGCGGTCTACCCGCTCGGCCCCGAGGCGTTCGCCGCGTTTCTCCCCGCCCTGACCGCCGCCGGGGCTGACTTCGTCGGCGGCTGCTGCGGCGCGGGGCCTGACTTCGTTCGCGCGCTGGTCGCGGCCCGGGATCAGACTCCGTACAACGCGCCGTACTTGTGACGAAGTGAAGCCATGAGCGGACGATGATCGATGGGCTCTCCCACCGCGCGTTCGATCAACTCGGTCGGCGTGTATCGTCGGCCGTGGCGATGGATCTTGTCGCGGAGCCAGGCCAGCAGCTCGGAGAACTCGCCCCGGGTGAAGGCGTCGTCGAGGCCCGGCAGATCGGCGTTCGCCTTGTGGAAAAGCTGGGCTGCGTACAGGTTGCCGAGCGTGTACGTCGGGAAATACCCGAACAGCCCCGCGCTCCAGTGGATGTCTTGCAGGCAGCCCTCGGCGTCGTTCGTCGGCGTCACGCCCAGCATTTCGGCGTACTTCGCGTT contains:
- a CDS encoding DUF1501 domain-containing protein produces the protein MWIDERYATRRSFLSQTAFGVGSAALAHLLMEDGLLANPGNTIAENLPLNLNARKPHFAPKAKAMISLFMHGGPSHVDLFDPKPDLWRMNGTDYAGEVGFSFVNRASKKLFGSPWKFAKHGQSGTPISELLPETAKCVDDLCVIRSMHTGHNGHEVSIRYFHGGIPAVAGRPTMGSWLVYGLGSEARELPAYMVLSDPGGHPVDGTINWSSGFMPALYQGTVLRPQEPRILNLDPPPQIKGTVQQQNLALLDRLNRRHLAMHPGEADLESRIQSYELAAGMQTAAKEALDVSNEPAYIQRMYGLDEDATRDYGARCLIARRLVERGVRFVQLFLGGQPWDNHTAIRSGLADICRRTDKPSAALVKDLKQRGLLDTTLVHWGGEIGRLPVVEGALDANAGRDHNGQGFSIWMAGGGVKGGMTFGATDEVGHKAVENVVTPNDFQATVLHLFGLDHAKLAYQANGRLQHLADGRKARVVNEILNA
- the yidD gene encoding membrane protein insertion efficiency factor YidD, whose protein sequence is MTGSIDVALGRFMVVLIRGYQRHLSPRKGYSCAHRVKHGGESCSEFARNIFAHEGWRAGLGSLQARFVACHAASRSLNADRLNQRLYDEDFDIPLGVESKDPAKSGPEQEESACRGDQETAECCCWCGAEFCAKITV
- a CDS encoding sulfotransferase family protein; this encodes MNSEITIVSGLPRSGTSLMMQMLAQGGVEVVTDNLRTSDIDNPRGYYEFEQVKKIKEDASWLPDTRGKGFKMVSQLLYELPPSETYRIVFMRREFEEMLASQEKMLERLGRPAAPRDEIQRAFTAHLDRLFAWLKEQPNMNVLFVRYQDLVANPREQAEQVNAFFGGRLDVDKMAAAVDPSLYRNRKADDATSP
- a CDS encoding acyltransferase family protein; the protein is MSASVPLPEEVSQASGPAVGVPAPVPARLDSIDAYRGLVMFLMMAEVLRLGRMAELHPDNPIWKFLAMHQDHVEWVGCVLHDMIQPSFSFLVGVALPFSLASRTAKGQTRGMMTLHALWRGLVLVLLGVFLRSVGRSQTNWTFEDTLSQIGLGYPLLFLLGWQSTRVKWAALAAILVGYWGLFAAYPLPDASFDFPAHGVPADWPHLLNGFAAHWNKNTNPAWAFDVWFLNLLPRENPFRYNGGGYATLSFIPTLATMILGLIAGDVLRSDRSRWSKTRWLTIAGVITVGLGWGLGELGVCPVVKRIWTPSWVLYSGGISFLFLAAFYLVLDVFNLKAWAFPLRVIGMNSIAAYCLSHLIEGFINSSFKTHLGKDVFNLFGAGWQPFVQGVAVLSVLWLILFWMYRRRLFLRV
- a CDS encoding Gfo/Idh/MocA family protein — encoded protein: MDRRDFLKAGVGAGALGLAWPAWREVAAMAADQPAKRVGLIGCGWYGKADLFRLIQVAPVEVVSLCDVDKNMLADAADTTAVRQASKKRPRTYGDYREMLKEKDLDVVLIATPDHWHALPMIAAVEAGADVYVQKPISVDVAEGQAMLAAARRHGRVVQVGTQRRSTPHLIEARDTIIKPGKLGKIGFVETYCYYHMRNQSNPPDTAPPENLDYEMWTGPAPMRPYNSIVHPRGWRAFMEYGNGIVGDMCIHMLDMVRWMLDLGWPKRVSSTGGILMSKGGKANITDTQTAAFDYGDLNVLWEHRTWGSTPDPAYPWGATIYGENGTLKLSVMGYDFIPNTGAPVHRDVTYELEQYPVDKTEKDLEKHVAPAIRYHMLDFLKAIADRGKPVADIEQGHISTATCILANMSQQLGRSLTWDAEHQRVVGDDEANQRLRRPYRQPWVHPEPPSA
- a CDS encoding DegT/DnrJ/EryC1/StrS family aminotransferase; the encoded protein is MKNPTDRRTFLGAAATAGAFFAGRAARAGEAGKPALLGGEPVRRASFSSWPRTDARDENNLLEVLRSGRWFRGGGDKVNQFETAFAELTGAKHCVAVANGTSALTTTLSAIGVGPGDEVIVPPYTFIATVNAVMLQYALPVFVDVDPETFQIDHAKIEAAVTDRTTAVVPVHLGGSPANLDAILETASKRKLSVVEDACQAHLAEWRGRKVGTLGTAGCFSFQVSKNLSSGEGGAILTNDGDLAERCYAFQNNNRGRAVDSYNFRYVGGRATNLRLTEFQGALLLGQLTRLEQQSATREQNAAHLTSLLREIPGIAPAKMHEGVTRNAYHLYMFRYHPDAFASLPRARFLEALKAEGIPASGGYSPLNRESFLQAALDSKGFRRVFSKEVLDGYRDRNQCPANDRLCEEAVWFTQNMLLGTRGDMEQIAAAVRKIQAHGADLAKA
- a CDS encoding homocysteine S-methyltransferase family protein — protein: MNRLQHLFPAGRVVVADGGWGSELLRRGLVLGESADLWNQSHLDVVEAVARSYVEAGADVVLTNTFQANPIALGRLGKATEAVNRRGAEISRRAAASAADRVVRVFGSIGPIGAGRLATDAFALQAGALAEGGVDALLFETFSDLDEARLAVAAARPTGLPIIVSFHFDDRTGEPLTLAGATPEEVANAMCDAGADAVGANCGAGPERFPDLCRRLKAASGLPVWIKPNAGLPTTEQGRAVYPLGPEAFAAFLPALTAAGADFVGGCCGAGPDFVRALVAARDQTPYNAPYL